Part of the Elusimicrobiota bacterium genome, AGATGCTATTTCCATAGGCGTGTGTTCTGAATTTGTCGACAGATTGAGAGAACAAAGGTTTTTCGGCGAGTTAAGTTTTAATTTTATTGATGGCAAAATAACTGAGATTGAAGTCCATAAAATATACAAGTCGGAAGATATAGAAAAATTTCTTTCTGGTTCCTAACTAAAAATGGAAAAACGATTGCTAAACATAAATGAGGCAGCAGAATATATGGGATTGAGCAAGAACACGCTTTATGCATGGGTTTGTCAGCGGAGAATTCCCTTTGTTAAATGTGGTCGCCTGACAAAATTTGACATCAGGGATATTGACAAATGGATTGATGAAAAAAAGGTTAAAGAACAA contains:
- a CDS encoding helix-turn-helix domain-containing protein, which produces MEKRLLNINEAAEYMGLSKNTLYAWVCQRRIPFVKCGRLTKFDIRDIDKWIDEKKVKEQFF